A portion of the Babylonia areolata isolate BAREFJ2019XMU chromosome 16, ASM4173473v1, whole genome shotgun sequence genome contains these proteins:
- the LOC143290828 gene encoding 33 kDa inner dynein arm light chain, axonemal, producing MIPPNASLVKYDNPVLVSRNTDKKTPRAKALKTSPTPPTSTGPVPNPPSKQKLSPLDAKAAQQTDEILNSILPPREWTENGQLWVQQVSSTPATRLDVVNLQEELDRRLQQRQARETGICPVRRELYSQCFDELIRQVTINCAERGLLLLRVRDEIRMTIAAYQTLYESSVAFGMRKALQAEQGKADMENKISSLEDEKRDLERQVNELKAKCEQIEKRAAEQRQVEEKKHTEEIQFLKRTNTQLKTQLEGIIAPKK from the exons ATGATTCCTCCAAACGCTTCTCTTGTCAAATATGACAACCCAGTTTTGGtcagcagaaacacagacaagaaaACGCCACGG GCCAAAGCGCTGAAAACCAGCCCCACCCCTCCGACAAGCACCGGCCccgtccccaaccccccctccaagcAGAAGCTGTCCCCCCTTGATGCCAAAGCCGCACAGCAGACAGATGAGATCCTCAACTCCATCCTGCCACCACG ggagTGGACAGAGAACGGTCAGCTGTGGGTGCAGCAGGTGTCCAGCACCCCGGCCACCCGGCTGGACGTGGTCAACCTGCAGGAGGAGCTTGACCGACGCCTCCAGCAGCGCCAGGCCCGCGAGACAGGCATCTGCCCCGTGCGCCGAGAGCTCTACTCCCAGTGCTTTG atgagCTGATCCGTCAGGTGACCATCAACTGCGCCGAGCGAGGTCTGCTCCTGCTGCGAGTGCGAGACGAGATCCGCATGACCATCGCCGCCTACCAGACGCTGTATGAGAGCAGCGTGGCGTTCGGCATGCGCAAGGCGCTGCAGGCTGAGCAAGGCAAGGCGGACATGGAGAACAAG ATCTCCAGCCTGGAAGACGAGAAGCGCGACCTTGAGCGGCAGGTGAACGAGCTGAAGGCCAAGTGCGAGCAGATCGAGAAGCGCGCCGCCGAGCAGAGgcaggtggaagagaagaagcaCACCGAGGAGATCCAGTTCCTCAAGCGCACCAACACCCAGCTCAAG ACACAATTGGAAGGTATCATCGCGCCGAAGAAAtga